In Deinococcus proteolyticus MRP, a single genomic region encodes these proteins:
- a CDS encoding GNAT family N-acetyltransferase, whose translation MTRSPVTVRRVTDPADPALDAFARIQQSSYYAPDMLIPPQMFPDLVAGRRPERQDRLLVAEDESGAVLGGTLYHLLPGAGFNSFMGVSAAARGRGVGRALQEASLHDAGEHGRAGIFADSVHASRQSPAEQAAETRAGTDAGQRRRVLHSLGLRTVDLAYWQPVGGPDGGPVKDLDLLYAPPKPDQQTVALDLVIDVLGAYWHGWLGEERTASELAGLRERAGGNELALLPATETPQYWR comes from the coding sequence ATGACCCGTTCTCCCGTGACCGTACGCCGCGTGACCGACCCGGCAGACCCTGCCCTGGACGCTTTTGCGCGGATTCAGCAAAGCAGCTACTACGCGCCGGACATGCTGATTCCTCCGCAGATGTTTCCAGACCTGGTGGCCGGGCGACGGCCCGAGCGACAAGACCGGCTGCTGGTGGCCGAGGACGAAAGCGGCGCCGTGCTGGGGGGCACGCTGTATCACCTGCTGCCGGGGGCGGGGTTCAACTCGTTTATGGGCGTGTCGGCAGCGGCACGTGGCCGGGGCGTGGGGCGGGCGCTGCAAGAGGCCAGTCTGCACGACGCAGGCGAGCACGGGCGGGCCGGTATCTTTGCCGACAGCGTGCACGCCAGCCGTCAGAGCCCTGCCGAGCAGGCCGCCGAAACCCGTGCCGGCACCGACGCAGGGCAGCGCCGCCGGGTGCTGCATAGCCTGGGCCTACGGACGGTGGACCTGGCCTACTGGCAGCCGGTGGGTGGCCCGGACGGCGGCCCGGTCAAGGACTTGGACTTGCTCTATGCGCCGCCGAAACCTGACCAGCAGACGGTCGCCCTGGACCTGGTCATAGACGTACTGGGCGCCTATTGGCACGGCTGGCTGGGCGAGGAGCGCACCGCCTCCGAGCTGGCCGGGCTGCGGGAGCGGGCTGGCGGTAACGAACTGGCCCTGCTGCCCGCCACCGAAACGCCGCAGTACTGGCGCTGA
- a CDS encoding YggS family pyridoxal phosphate-dependent enzyme, with product MSLPDVLSRIRTAEARAGRLQGSARLVAVTKGHSLEEIRRKVLAHGNFPLGENRGQEVRDKVAEWTETAQGAPQPEWHYIGPLQSNKVKYLERVALIHAIEDVAQAETVARYAEKWGRAPGVLLQLHNGEAQKHGIAPAELSGVLAGVRATGLDVRGLMVMAPYGQPEEARRIFRVAAQRAHDLGLSELSMGMSGDFEAAVEEGSTLVRVGSALFGE from the coding sequence ATGAGCCTGCCCGACGTTCTGTCCCGTATCCGTACTGCCGAGGCCCGCGCCGGCCGCCTGCAAGGGAGTGCCCGGCTGGTGGCCGTGACCAAGGGGCACTCGCTGGAAGAAATCCGGCGAAAGGTGCTGGCTCACGGCAACTTTCCGCTGGGCGAGAACCGGGGGCAGGAGGTGCGCGACAAAGTGGCCGAGTGGACCGAAACGGCGCAGGGTGCCCCGCAGCCCGAGTGGCACTACATCGGGCCGCTGCAATCCAACAAGGTCAAGTACCTGGAGCGCGTGGCCCTGATTCACGCCATTGAAGATGTGGCCCAGGCTGAAACCGTCGCCAGATACGCCGAGAAATGGGGCCGCGCCCCTGGCGTGCTGCTGCAACTGCACAACGGCGAGGCGCAGAAGCACGGCATTGCTCCGGCCGAGTTGTCCGGCGTGCTGGCCGGCGTGCGGGCCACGGGCCTGGACGTGCGCGGCCTGATGGTGATGGCCCCCTACGGCCAGCCGGAAGAAGCCCGCCGCATCTTCCGCGTTGCGGCCCAGCGCGCCCACGACCTGGGCCTGAGCGAGCTGAGCATGGGCATGAGCGGCGACTTCGAGGCGGCGGTGGAAGAAGGTTCCACGCTGGTGCGGGTGGGGTCGGCGCTGTTCGGGGAATAA
- the lon gene encoding endopeptidase La, translated as MTCQAKRSFTVPQSSSSRIPRLVPVCPVRGSVIYPGMVQHIDASRAISISAIEAAMEGEKYILIVSQLDKDVDDPKAKDLYDFGTVCQILRVRKNPDGSLQLLVSAQERAAVKAFTWSDEGGYFTAALRMPRATAGEAKEEQALRRELLGKFDEVAGAGRISSEAQQVAHAKDDLGELTDHIAFHMDFKLEDKQALLELTDIPARARRVLSLLDTEQEVQEVQAKIRAQVKEEIDKNQREYFLREQLKAIQKELQGGGEDGEELDEAEAFRAKIDELGLRPEVKKEVDREIGRLSRMHPDAAEAGVIRTYLTWVTELPWNKRSEDNLDIERAAQVLDEDHYGLEKVKDRVLEFLAVRQLRKARAERGEISAEEVNKGPILVFTGPPGVGKTSIAQSIAKALGREYVRIALGGARDESDIRGHRRTYIGSMPGRIIQGLRSAGTKNPVVLLDEIDKLGTSYQGDPSSALLEVLDPAQNQHFTDHYLGVPLDLSEVMFIATANYPDQIPEALMDRMEVIEFSSYIEQEKLEIAKRYLVPRQLDQNGLKKNQITVTDPALEKLISNYTREAGVRNLEREIGTVARKVARRIALGDIKRARVTDAELERYLGKPRHTPESEAPQDMVGVSTGMFYTPVGGDILFVETSIMPGKGGLVLTGQLGDVMKESARAALTYAKTNAERFHIDKARLDDSEIHIHVPAGAIPKEGPSAGGAITTSLVSALTGVPARRDTAMTGEMTLTGRYLPIGGLKEKVLGARRAGIKNIILPAANEPDIADIPAHLRASMQFHPCTTLDEVLDHALVGGLKALEGESVSGSSAPAPKKGSKGRSRKSEANA; from the coding sequence ATGACCTGCCAGGCAAAAAGGAGTTTCACTGTGCCTCAGTCCTCTTCTTCCCGTATTCCCCGCCTCGTCCCGGTCTGCCCGGTGCGCGGCAGCGTGATCTATCCCGGCATGGTGCAGCACATTGACGCCAGCCGCGCCATTTCCATCTCGGCCATCGAGGCGGCGATGGAGGGCGAAAAGTACATCCTCATCGTCTCGCAGCTGGACAAGGACGTGGACGACCCCAAAGCCAAGGACCTCTACGACTTCGGGACCGTCTGTCAGATTCTGCGGGTCCGCAAGAACCCCGACGGCAGCCTGCAACTGCTGGTCTCGGCCCAGGAGCGCGCTGCTGTCAAGGCGTTTACCTGGAGCGATGAGGGCGGCTATTTCACGGCGGCCCTGCGGATGCCCCGCGCTACGGCCGGCGAAGCCAAGGAGGAGCAGGCCCTGCGCCGCGAGCTGCTGGGCAAGTTCGACGAGGTGGCGGGCGCCGGGCGCATTTCCAGCGAAGCGCAGCAGGTGGCCCACGCCAAGGACGACCTGGGCGAGCTGACCGACCACATCGCCTTCCACATGGATTTCAAGCTGGAAGACAAGCAGGCCCTGCTGGAACTGACCGACATTCCTGCCCGCGCCCGCCGCGTGCTGAGCCTGCTGGACACCGAGCAGGAAGTGCAGGAGGTGCAGGCCAAAATCCGCGCCCAGGTCAAAGAAGAGATTGACAAGAACCAGCGCGAGTATTTCCTGCGCGAGCAGCTCAAGGCCATTCAAAAGGAGCTGCAGGGCGGCGGTGAGGACGGCGAGGAGCTGGACGAAGCCGAGGCTTTCCGCGCCAAGATCGACGAGCTGGGCCTGCGTCCTGAGGTCAAAAAGGAAGTGGACCGCGAAATCGGCCGCCTCTCGCGGATGCACCCTGACGCCGCCGAAGCGGGCGTGATTCGCACCTACCTGACCTGGGTGACCGAGCTGCCCTGGAACAAGCGCAGCGAGGACAACCTCGACATTGAGCGGGCTGCGCAGGTGTTGGACGAGGACCACTACGGCCTGGAAAAAGTCAAGGACCGCGTGCTGGAGTTCCTGGCCGTGCGCCAGCTGCGCAAAGCCCGGGCCGAGCGCGGCGAGATCAGCGCCGAAGAAGTGAACAAAGGCCCCATTCTGGTCTTTACCGGCCCTCCTGGGGTGGGCAAGACCTCCATCGCGCAGAGCATCGCCAAGGCGCTGGGCCGCGAGTACGTGCGGATTGCGCTGGGCGGCGCACGCGACGAGTCCGATATTCGCGGTCACCGCCGCACCTACATCGGCTCGATGCCGGGCCGCATCATTCAGGGCCTGCGCTCGGCCGGCACCAAGAACCCCGTGGTGCTGCTCGACGAAATCGACAAGCTGGGCACGTCTTATCAGGGCGATCCTTCCAGCGCCCTGCTGGAAGTGCTGGACCCGGCGCAGAACCAGCACTTTACCGACCACTACCTCGGCGTGCCGCTCGACCTGAGCGAGGTGATGTTCATCGCCACCGCCAACTATCCCGACCAGATTCCCGAAGCGCTGATGGACCGCATGGAAGTCATCGAGTTCAGCAGCTACATCGAGCAGGAAAAGCTGGAAATCGCCAAGCGTTATCTGGTGCCGCGCCAGCTGGACCAGAACGGCCTGAAGAAAAACCAGATCACCGTGACCGACCCGGCGCTCGAAAAGCTGATCAGCAACTACACCCGCGAGGCCGGCGTGCGTAACCTGGAACGCGAAATCGGCACGGTGGCCCGCAAGGTGGCCCGCCGCATCGCGCTGGGCGATATCAAGCGCGCCCGCGTGACCGATGCGGAACTGGAGCGCTACCTCGGCAAGCCGCGCCACACCCCCGAATCCGAAGCCCCGCAGGACATGGTGGGCGTGAGCACCGGCATGTTCTACACGCCCGTCGGCGGCGACATCCTGTTCGTGGAAACCAGCATCATGCCCGGCAAGGGCGGCCTGGTGCTGACCGGGCAGCTGGGCGACGTGATGAAGGAATCGGCCCGCGCCGCGCTCACCTACGCCAAGACCAACGCTGAGCGCTTCCACATTGACAAGGCTCGCCTGGACGACTCCGAGATTCACATCCATGTGCCCGCCGGCGCGATTCCCAAAGAAGGCCCCAGCGCAGGCGGCGCAATCACCACCAGCCTGGTCAGTGCCCTGACGGGCGTGCCTGCCCGCCGCGACACCGCCATGACCGGCGAGATGACCCTGACGGGCCGCTACCTGCCCATCGGCGGCCTCAAGGAAAAAGTGCTGGGTGCCCGCCGCGCCGGGATTAAGAACATCATCCTGCCCGCCGCCAACGAACCCGACATCGCCGACATTCCCGCGCACCTGCGGGCCAGCATGCAGTTCCACCCCTGCACCACGCTGGACGAGGTGCTGGACCACGCCCTGGTGGGCGGCCTGAAAGCGCTGGAAGGCGAGAGCGTGAGCGGCAGCAGTGCCCCTGCGCCCAAAAAGGGCAGCAAGGGCCGCAGCCGCAAGAGCGAAGCCAACGCGTGA
- a CDS encoding AAA family ATPase, producing the protein MGNLFYLIGPPGSGKRTVGLELSRQTGAMLMDNHIINDPVFAAFGADGGVLPPEIWTFTRRVREVVLAAVVAAPAELSHIFTNYLADLPGEAEAIDRFAALARQRGAGFVPVYLTCPAEELLRRMPLPERRARLKLNDPAALQAVLDKNGVLPVPEGMLSLDTSQLTPEQAAQAIARHAGLAV; encoded by the coding sequence ATGGGCAACCTCTTTTATCTGATTGGGCCGCCCGGCAGCGGCAAGCGCACCGTGGGTCTGGAATTGTCCCGGCAGACGGGGGCCATGCTGATGGACAACCACATCATCAACGACCCGGTGTTTGCGGCGTTCGGGGCAGATGGCGGAGTCTTGCCGCCCGAAATATGGACTTTTACCCGGCGCGTGCGTGAGGTGGTGCTGGCGGCTGTAGTGGCCGCTCCGGCAGAACTCAGCCACATCTTTACCAACTATCTGGCCGACCTGCCCGGCGAAGCGGAGGCCATAGACCGGTTTGCTGCCCTGGCCCGGCAGCGTGGGGCCGGCTTCGTTCCGGTCTACCTGACTTGCCCCGCCGAGGAGCTGCTGCGGCGCATGCCCCTGCCGGAACGCCGCGCCCGCCTGAAGCTGAACGACCCGGCCGCTTTGCAGGCGGTGCTGGACAAAAATGGGGTCCTGCCCGTGCCGGAAGGCATGCTGTCCCTGGACACTTCGCAGCTGACCCCGGAGCAGGCGGCGCAGGCCATTGCTCGGCACGCCGGCCTAGCGGTTTAG
- a CDS encoding YqgE/AlgH family protein, giving the protein MPELPHTPPLTFLVASPHLRGSFFGDALILLLDHTEEGAAGLVINQPMDTPVSDLLPDAPDASGTALLGGPVQPQVGWCLYQRPVGAEGELRLVQGLLATTHAETFAQVRASGQPYRLLLGYAGWSAGQLEQETRDGAWLWLEESTPALIWDTPAGECWQAALDRLGVDPSTVASGGAQA; this is encoded by the coding sequence ATGCCAGAGCTCCCCCACACTCCACCTCTCACTTTCCTGGTCGCCAGCCCCCACCTGCGCGGCAGCTTCTTTGGCGACGCCCTGATTCTGCTGCTGGACCACACTGAGGAAGGGGCCGCCGGGCTGGTGATCAATCAGCCGATGGACACCCCCGTGAGCGACCTGCTGCCCGACGCACCGGACGCCAGCGGCACGGCGCTGCTGGGCGGGCCGGTGCAGCCGCAGGTGGGCTGGTGCCTGTACCAGCGTCCCGTGGGCGCAGAAGGCGAGTTGCGGCTGGTGCAGGGCCTGCTGGCCACCACCCACGCCGAAACCTTCGCGCAGGTGCGGGCCAGCGGGCAGCCTTACCGCCTGCTGCTGGGCTACGCCGGCTGGAGCGCTGGGCAGCTGGAGCAGGAAACCCGCGACGGTGCCTGGCTGTGGCTGGAAGAGAGCACCCCGGCCCTGATCTGGGACACCCCGGCCGGAGAATGCTGGCAGGCGGCCCTGGACCGCCTGGGCGTGGACCCCAGCACGGTGGCGAGTGGGGGAGCGCAGGCCTGA